One window from the genome of [Clostridium] celerecrescens 18A encodes:
- a CDS encoding calcium:proton exchanger: MQKQKKVSYIRKSFAKRSFLCLGLAVGALVLGIIGIISSVMAEGQAQLNVAAVCFCSLLISFFSIGYGVFSFFEREKKYILSKVGMGISLSLIILWAVLIIIGIKG, translated from the coding sequence GTGCAAAAGCAGAAAAAAGTGTCCTACATTAGGAAATCCTTTGCAAAGAGAAGCTTTCTATGCCTGGGACTTGCGGTTGGGGCACTTGTACTTGGAATTATTGGAATCATCAGCTCTGTAATGGCGGAAGGCCAGGCGCAGCTTAATGTAGCGGCTGTTTGCTTCTGCAGTCTGTTGATTTCATTTTTTTCAATTGGTTATGGTGTTTTTTCTTTCTTTGAAAGGGAAAAAAAATACATACTGTCTAAAGTAGGAATGGGGATCAGTCTGAGCCTTATCATTCTTTGGGCAGTTCTTATCATTATAGGAATAAAGGGGTAA
- a CDS encoding VanZ family protein: protein MIRNATKRQKMGWVIFIFYLIFLAYFLFFSDYFGRGSHAQQEYAYNLTPFKEIRRFIIYRHVVGMRSFLLNIVGNIVGFMPCGFFLPIISRRSRCWFNATLLSFLFSLCIETIQLVFKVGCFDVDDMILNTLGGILGYILYKIVQYTRVRIRRKKRAKAEKSVLH from the coding sequence ATGATTAGAAATGCGACAAAACGGCAGAAGATGGGTTGGGTAATTTTTATATTTTACCTGATCTTTTTGGCATACTTTTTATTTTTTTCCGATTATTTCGGCAGGGGGAGCCATGCTCAGCAGGAATATGCATACAACTTAACCCCGTTTAAGGAAATACGGCGTTTTATTATTTACCGCCATGTGGTCGGAATGAGGTCCTTTCTGCTTAACATTGTGGGAAACATTGTGGGCTTTATGCCCTGTGGTTTCTTTCTTCCGATCATCAGCCGCAGAAGTCGCTGCTGGTTTAATGCGACGTTGTTAAGCTTTCTGTTCAGCTTATGCATTGAGACCATCCAGCTTGTTTTCAAGGTGGGCTGCTTTGATGTAGATGACATGATACTGAATACGCTGGGAGGTATCCTGGGATACATCCTTTATAAAATCGTACAGTATACAAGAGTAAGAATAAGGAGGAAAAAGCGTGCAAAAGCAGAAAAAAGTGTCCTACATTAG
- the pyrE gene encoding orotate phosphoribosyltransferase: MEQYKQEFIEFMVDSNVLKFGDFTLKSGRKSPFFMNAGSYVTGAQLKKLGEYYAKAIHDNFGDDFDVLFGPAYKGIPLSVTTAIAFHELYGKEIKYCSNRKEEKDHGGDAGILLGSPIKDGDRVVIIEDVTTSGKSIEETFPIIKAQGNVEILGLMVSLNRMEKGKGDKGALDEIHEKYGFKAAAIVSMAEVIEYLHNREYNGKVIIDDGIKEAIDAYYEVYGIK; the protein is encoded by the coding sequence ATGGAACAGTATAAGCAGGAATTTATTGAATTCATGGTAGACAGCAATGTCCTTAAATTTGGCGATTTTACATTGAAAAGCGGTAGAAAATCCCCGTTTTTTATGAATGCAGGTTCTTATGTGACAGGAGCACAGCTTAAAAAACTGGGTGAATACTATGCAAAGGCCATCCACGATAATTTTGGGGATGATTTTGATGTTCTGTTTGGGCCGGCTTATAAGGGAATCCCCTTAAGTGTTACCACTGCCATCGCTTTTCACGAGTTGTATGGTAAGGAAATTAAGTATTGCTCAAACAGAAAAGAGGAAAAGGACCACGGCGGTGATGCAGGGATCCTCCTCGGAAGCCCCATAAAGGATGGAGACCGGGTGGTAATCATTGAGGATGTAACTACTTCCGGAAAATCCATTGAGGAGACCTTCCCTATCATAAAGGCTCAGGGAAATGTAGAGATTTTAGGACTTATGGTTTCCTTAAACCGCATGGAAAAGGGAAAAGGGGACAAGGGAGCATTGGATGAGATCCATGAAAAGTATGGATTTAAGGCCGCCGCCATCGTTTCCATGGCAGAAGTCATTGAATATCTGCATAACAGGGAGTATAATGGAAAAGTTATTATTGATGATGGTATAAAAGAGGCCATTGACGCTTATTATGAAGTCTATGGCATAAAATAA
- a CDS encoding dihydroorotate dehydrogenase has product MNTKVNLAGVELKNPVMTASGTFGSGEEYSEMIDLNHLGAVVTKGVANVPWPGNPTPRIAETYGGMINAIGLQNPGMEVFIKRDIPFLKKYDTKIIVNVCGKTTEDYIEVVERLADEPVDMLEINISCPNVKEGGIAFGQDPKAVEAITREVKKYAKQPVIMKLSPNVTDIGVMARAAEAGGADVLSLINTLTGMKIDINRRTFAVANKTGGLSGPAIKPIAVRMVYQVANAVKLPIIGMGGIMNAEDAIEFILAGATAVSVGTANFRNPYAAEEVARGIEDYMKKYDVEDIRDLIGAVR; this is encoded by the coding sequence ATGAATACGAAAGTGAATCTGGCCGGAGTGGAGCTCAAGAATCCGGTTATGACTGCTTCCGGTACCTTTGGTTCCGGTGAGGAATACAGCGAGATGATCGATTTAAATCATTTGGGGGCTGTGGTTACAAAAGGCGTGGCCAATGTGCCCTGGCCAGGTAATCCCACACCTAGAATCGCGGAAACCTACGGAGGCATGATCAATGCCATCGGCCTTCAGAATCCGGGAATGGAAGTTTTTATAAAGAGAGATATTCCGTTTTTAAAGAAGTATGATACGAAAATCATTGTCAATGTATGCGGAAAGACAACAGAGGATTATATCGAAGTTGTGGAGCGGTTGGCGGATGAGCCGGTGGATATGCTGGAAATCAACATCTCCTGCCCGAATGTGAAAGAGGGAGGAATCGCTTTTGGCCAGGATCCCAAAGCGGTAGAGGCCATAACAAGGGAAGTTAAAAAATATGCAAAGCAGCCCGTTATCATGAAGCTGAGCCCCAATGTAACGGACATAGGAGTAATGGCAAGGGCAGCAGAGGCCGGAGGAGCAGATGTGCTGTCCCTTATTAACACCTTAACCGGTATGAAAATTGATATTAACCGCCGTACCTTTGCAGTCGCCAATAAAACAGGAGGCTTATCTGGTCCGGCAATAAAGCCCATTGCGGTACGCATGGTATATCAGGTGGCCAATGCAGTGAAGCTCCCCATTATCGGTATGGGTGGGATCATGAATGCCGAGGATGCCATAGAATTCATTCTTGCAGGAGCTACGGCTGTTTCCGTTGGAACGGCCAATTTCCGGAATCCTTATGCAGCGGAAGAAGTAGCCAGGGGCATAGAGGATTATATGAAGAAATATGACGTAGAGGATATCAGGGATCTGATAGGAGCTGTACGTTAA
- a CDS encoding dihydroorotate dehydrogenase electron transfer subunit produces MAKVKEIAVVASQTRLGDDVYSMWIKTKDITAQAEPGQFVDLYTKDGAKLLPRPISICETDKDKGLLRLVYRVVGGGTEEFSHYKEGDSIEVLGPLGNGFPLDAGAKGKKAFLIGGGIGIPPMLELAKHLPCEKQVVLGYRDDLFLNEEFCPYGDTYIATEDGSAGTKGNVLDAIRELGLKGDVIFACGPTPMLKALKAYALDNEIECYLSLEEKMACGIGACLACVCKSKSVDEHSMVHNKRICKDGPVFKAEEVEF; encoded by the coding sequence ATGGCAAAGGTAAAAGAAATCGCAGTGGTTGCCAGCCAGACACGGTTGGGAGACGATGTATACAGCATGTGGATTAAGACAAAGGATATCACTGCCCAGGCAGAGCCGGGACAATTTGTTGACCTATATACAAAGGATGGAGCAAAGCTTTTGCCCCGCCCCATCAGCATTTGCGAGACAGATAAGGACAAGGGTCTTTTAAGGCTGGTGTACCGGGTAGTGGGGGGAGGAACGGAAGAGTTCTCCCATTACAAGGAAGGAGATTCCATTGAGGTCCTGGGACCTTTGGGCAATGGATTTCCCCTGGATGCCGGCGCAAAAGGAAAAAAGGCATTTTTAATCGGCGGCGGCATCGGAATTCCACCTATGCTTGAACTGGCAAAACATTTGCCTTGTGAGAAACAGGTGGTACTTGGATACCGGGATGACCTGTTTTTAAATGAAGAATTTTGCCCATATGGGGACACTTATATTGCAACAGAGGACGGAAGCGCCGGAACGAAAGGCAATGTTTTAGATGCAATCCGGGAACTGGGCTTAAAAGGCGATGTGATCTTTGCCTGCGGTCCCACCCCCATGCTGAAGGCTCTTAAGGCTTATGCTCTAGATAATGAAATAGAATGTTATCTTTCCCTGGAGGAAAAGATGGCCTGCGGAATTGGGGCATGTCTTGCCTGCGTATGCAAAAGCAAGTCAGTGGACGAGCATTCCATGGTTCACAATAAGCGTATCTGCAAGGATGGTCCGGTATTTAAGGCTGAGGAGGTAGAATTTTAG
- the pyrF gene encoding orotidine-5'-phosphate decarboxylase — translation MIRQLIDKIQKTKAPICVGLDPMLNYIPEHVIKKAFEEFGETLEGAAEAIWQFNKEIVDHVYDLIPSVKPQIAMYEQFGIEGLKAYTKTVNYCQEKGLFVIGDAKRGDIGSTSAAYATAHIGQVKVGNKSFSAFGTDFLTVNPYLGTDGVKPFVDVCKEEDKGLFVLVKTSNPSSGEFQDQLIDGRPLYELVAEKVVEWGADCMDGAYSNVGAVVGATYPEMSRILRKLMPNTYFLVPGYGAQGGTAEDLKPCFNEDGLGAIVNSSRGIIAAYKSESYARFGEEHFGEASRQAVIDMVTDINRVL, via the coding sequence ATGATCAGGCAGTTAATAGACAAAATTCAGAAAACAAAAGCCCCAATCTGCGTAGGTTTGGACCCCATGTTAAACTATATACCAGAGCATGTTATAAAAAAGGCATTTGAAGAATTCGGTGAAACCTTAGAAGGCGCTGCGGAAGCTATTTGGCAGTTCAATAAAGAAATTGTTGATCATGTTTATGATCTGATCCCATCCGTTAAGCCACAGATTGCCATGTACGAGCAGTTTGGCATCGAAGGCTTGAAAGCGTATACAAAGACTGTTAACTATTGCCAGGAAAAGGGGCTTTTCGTCATTGGAGATGCTAAGAGAGGAGATATTGGTTCCACATCAGCCGCTTATGCTACAGCACATATCGGTCAGGTGAAGGTTGGAAACAAAAGCTTTTCTGCTTTCGGTACAGATTTCCTTACGGTCAATCCATATTTGGGGACCGATGGCGTTAAGCCCTTTGTGGATGTGTGCAAGGAAGAAGACAAAGGCCTTTTTGTTCTGGTGAAAACCTCTAACCCTTCCAGCGGGGAATTCCAGGATCAGCTGATTGATGGAAGGCCGCTGTATGAGCTGGTTGCAGAAAAGGTTGTGGAATGGGGAGCAGACTGTATGGATGGCGCTTACAGCAATGTGGGAGCTGTTGTTGGGGCCACCTATCCGGAGATGAGCAGGATTCTCCGTAAACTGATGCCAAACACCTATTTCCTGGTTCCGGGATACGGCGCTCAGGGAGGAACGGCAGAGGATTTAAAGCCATGCTTTAACGAGGACGGCCTGGGAGCTATTGTAAACTCCTCCAGAGGAATTATTGCAGCCTATAAATCTGAAAGCTACGCCCGGTTTGGCGAAGAGCATTTCGGTGAAGCCTCCAGACAGGCAGTTATTGACATGGTCACCGATATCAACAGGGTATTATAG
- a CDS encoding YkgJ family cysteine cluster protein: protein MKREIDWKEISDGKLYSLNDMVKADCGDCKGCSACCQGMGQSVTLDPLDCFRLTENLNCTLEELLAEKLELHVVDGIVLPNLRMSGNEERCGFLNQEGRCGIHSYRPGICRLFPLGRIYDEQGFQYFLQVHECRKENRAKVKVRKWIDTPDVKRYEKFVSDWHFFLKRLERKLEEDGDQTLANKISMYVLKQFYLMPYDRDQDFFDQFGKRLEASSFL from the coding sequence ATGAAACGGGAAATTGATTGGAAAGAAATCTCAGATGGAAAATTATATAGCTTAAACGATATGGTAAAGGCGGATTGCGGAGACTGCAAAGGCTGCTCGGCATGCTGCCAGGGGATGGGGCAGTCGGTTACCCTGGATCCCCTTGACTGTTTCCGGCTGACGGAAAATCTTAATTGTACTCTGGAGGAACTGCTGGCAGAGAAGCTGGAGCTTCACGTGGTGGATGGAATCGTGCTTCCAAACTTAAGAATGAGCGGAAACGAGGAAAGGTGCGGCTTTTTAAACCAGGAAGGGCGATGCGGGATTCATAGCTACCGGCCGGGGATCTGCCGCCTGTTCCCCTTAGGGCGGATCTATGATGAGCAGGGATTTCAGTATTTTCTCCAGGTACATGAGTGCAGGAAAGAAAACAGGGCAAAGGTCAAGGTGCGCAAATGGATTGATACCCCGGATGTAAAACGGTATGAAAAGTTTGTATCTGACTGGCATTTCTTTTTAAAGCGGCTGGAAAGAAAGCTGGAAGAAGATGGGGATCAGACCTTGGCAAATAAAATCAGCATGTATGTATTAAAGCAGTTTTATCTGATGCCTTATGACCGGGACCAGGATTTTTTCGATCAGTTTGGCAAAAGGCTTGAAGCCAGTTCTTTCTTATGA
- a CDS encoding LysR family transcriptional regulator, which produces MTLRHIQIFVSVYQNGGITKASAALHLAQPSVSLAIKEIEEYYGIRLFERIGRRILPTECGSEFYSYAIHIVSQFDEMEKKIRNWETLGTLRIGASITIGTHVLPGIIKEMQLIFPDLTIEAVIKNSTAIEQHILDNGVDIGLIETVPEQENMVYDPFMEDFLCAIVSPSHPLSKRDHITLTEIADYDLLMREKGSAGREILEGYFSMEQLSVHPLWESTSTQAIVKGVSSGIGVAVLPYLLVAKDIAEGIIKQVPINPRLKRNFNIIYHRSKYLTSTMNVFMDLCKTHGREA; this is translated from the coding sequence ATGACCCTCCGGCACATTCAAATTTTTGTCTCTGTATATCAAAACGGAGGCATTACAAAAGCATCGGCTGCATTGCATCTGGCGCAGCCATCCGTAAGCCTTGCAATCAAGGAAATTGAAGAATACTATGGCATCCGCTTATTTGAACGGATCGGAAGACGTATCCTGCCGACAGAATGCGGAAGCGAATTTTACAGTTATGCGATTCATATCGTTTCACAATTTGATGAAATGGAAAAGAAAATCCGTAATTGGGAAACTCTCGGCACTTTAAGGATTGGGGCAAGCATAACCATTGGCACGCATGTTTTACCCGGTATCATAAAGGAAATGCAGCTGATATTTCCAGATCTTACAATCGAAGCAGTTATCAAGAACTCGACTGCCATTGAGCAGCATATTCTTGATAATGGTGTGGATATCGGCTTGATAGAAACAGTTCCAGAGCAGGAGAATATGGTTTATGATCCATTCATGGAAGATTTTTTGTGTGCGATTGTATCTCCTTCCCACCCTTTGAGCAAAAGAGACCACATTACGCTTACTGAAATTGCGGATTATGATTTGCTGATGAGGGAAAAAGGAAGTGCAGGCCGCGAGATATTAGAGGGCTACTTTTCCATGGAACAATTATCAGTACATCCACTGTGGGAAAGCACCAGCACACAGGCCATTGTAAAGGGAGTTTCTTCAGGCATTGGAGTTGCCGTCCTGCCATATCTTCTCGTAGCAAAAGACATAGCCGAAGGCATTATTAAACAGGTACCAATAAATCCACGCTTAAAAAGAAACTTTAATATTATTTATCATCGCAGTAAATATCTGACTTCAACGATGAACGTTTTCATGGATCTCTGTAAAACGCATGGCAGGGAAGCTTAA
- a CDS encoding chromate transporter, whose protein sequence is MKTKKNILLQLFKSTLYLSAFTFGGGYVIVTLMKKKFVDEYHWIENDEMLDLIAIAQSAPGAIAVNGAVVIGYKLAGTAGTITAIIATIIPPFVAISAISAFYTAFRDNAVISLMLEGMQAGVGAVIASVVYEMARGIVQGHSKSSNLIMIGAFIATFLLNVNVVYVVLVCILIGILRTWFEMEGRKK, encoded by the coding sequence ATGAAAACAAAAAAAAATATTTTATTACAACTATTTAAATCCACCTTGTACTTAAGTGCCTTTACTTTTGGCGGCGGGTACGTGATCGTCACTTTGATGAAGAAAAAGTTTGTGGATGAATACCATTGGATCGAAAATGATGAAATGCTGGACTTAATTGCAATTGCCCAGTCAGCCCCAGGTGCCATTGCTGTAAACGGTGCTGTTGTGATCGGTTATAAGCTGGCTGGAACCGCGGGCACCATAACGGCAATCATTGCTACCATTATTCCGCCATTTGTTGCCATTTCGGCTATTTCTGCTTTTTACACAGCATTTAGAGACAATGCAGTGATCAGCCTGATGCTTGAAGGAATGCAGGCTGGAGTCGGGGCCGTGATTGCCTCTGTGGTCTATGAAATGGCGCGGGGTATTGTACAGGGACATAGTAAAAGTTCAAATTTGATTATGATCGGAGCATTTATAGCTACTTTCCTTTTAAATGTGAACGTAGTCTATGTGGTGCTTGTGTGCATCTTAATAGGAATTCTCCGGACGTGGTTTGAAATGGAGGGAAGGAAAAAATGA
- a CDS encoding chromate transporter, with the protein MIYLQLFLSFLQIGAFSFGGGYAAMPLIQSQIVAHHKWLSMTEFTDLITISQMTPGPIAVNSATFVGIKIAGIPGAMAATAGCILPSCIMITLIAKYYLKYREMTVLQRVLNSLRPAVVAMVAAAGISILQSAFWGSNLSVNFSSTRWSLIVIFGLCIILLQKFKMNPIWVMILAGVMKVTASLIGG; encoded by the coding sequence ATGATTTACTTACAGCTTTTTTTGAGTTTTCTCCAAATAGGAGCATTTAGTTTTGGAGGCGGTTATGCTGCCATGCCGTTGATTCAAAGTCAGATCGTAGCACATCATAAATGGTTAAGCATGACTGAATTTACGGATTTGATTACCATATCCCAAATGACGCCAGGTCCCATAGCCGTGAACTCGGCAACCTTTGTGGGAATTAAAATAGCGGGGATTCCCGGGGCAATGGCTGCGACTGCAGGTTGTATTCTTCCTTCCTGCATTATGATTACGCTAATTGCAAAATACTATTTAAAATACAGAGAAATGACTGTACTTCAGAGAGTTTTAAATTCCTTGCGTCCCGCTGTTGTGGCTATGGTAGCGGCTGCCGGGATATCAATCTTGCAATCTGCTTTCTGGGGCAGCAATTTATCTGTAAATTTTTCAAGTACCCGGTGGAGTTTAATTGTTATATTTGGTTTATGCATAATCTTACTGCAGAAATTTAAAATGAACCCGATCTGGGTCATGATACTGGCTGGTGTCATGAAGGTTACTGCTTCTTTGATAGGAGGATGA
- a CDS encoding LURP-one-related/scramblase family protein has product MKLIVRRKLGNYIVYDENNSIIGEWRQSYFKGAKMEFLDTGGKVLYTVKKCGKRIEIKGKDGFQSECRFLYAQVEYGNTAQKGLFRPPMAEKSVLGTGDIVIVQNEQRDFTIFLNGIEAGKMTHMLSLRKQLITDSYHISTELCCVVFILGIYMLHDDDIEIV; this is encoded by the coding sequence ATGAAGCTGATTGTCAGAAGGAAACTTGGAAACTATATTGTTTACGATGAGAACAACAGTATCATTGGAGAATGGAGACAAAGCTATTTTAAAGGTGCAAAAATGGAATTTCTTGATACAGGCGGAAAGGTTTTATATACTGTAAAAAAATGCGGGAAAAGAATTGAGATCAAGGGGAAAGACGGCTTCCAATCTGAATGCCGGTTCCTATATGCTCAGGTTGAGTATGGAAATACCGCACAGAAGGGTCTGTTCAGGCCGCCCATGGCAGAAAAATCAGTGTTGGGCACCGGTGATATTGTTATAGTACAGAATGAACAGAGAGATTTCACTATATTCCTAAATGGTATTGAAGCAGGAAAGATGACCCACATGTTGTCTTTGCGGAAACAGCTTATAACTGATTCCTATCATATATCAACGGAGCTATGTTGTGTTGTTTTTATATTGGGAATTTATATGCTTCATGATGATGACATAGAGATTGTATAA
- a CDS encoding Hsp20/alpha crystallin family protein — MLLTRRNSLFDEFFNDPFFTDAYHNRQSLMKTDIEDNGNDYVIDIELPGYKKEDVRAELKEGYLTICADTVSETEEKDQKNYIRRERYNGSVKRSFYVGSGLKQDDIKASFENGILKLVVPKEAPKQIEENHYITIE, encoded by the coding sequence ATGTTATTAACAAGAAGAAACAGCTTATTTGATGAATTTTTCAATGATCCGTTTTTTACGGATGCATATCACAACAGACAGTCCCTGATGAAAACCGACATTGAGGACAACGGAAACGATTATGTCATTGATATCGAGCTTCCAGGCTATAAAAAAGAGGATGTGCGGGCCGAATTAAAAGAAGGATATCTGACCATATGCGCTGACACAGTTTCCGAAACCGAGGAGAAGGACCAGAAAAACTATATCCGCAGGGAACGTTACAACGGCTCTGTGAAGAGAAGCTTTTATGTAGGCTCCGGCCTGAAACAAGATGATATTAAGGCATCTTTTGAAAACGGCATCTTGAAGCTTGTCGTTCCGAAAGAAGCTCCAAAACAGATCGAAGAAAACCACTATATCACCATTGAGTAA
- a CDS encoding nitroreductase family protein has product MNLYQMIFKRRSIRKFKKEQVPEQLLKDILYFGDNIPRLHGDIQIKLEISENMEEHLPVKGLWKVEAPYYLVLYSEEKEGYLANAGYVLEHILLYMTGKGLGTCYLGSTKIPEPGPAGKKQVIVVAFGYPKTLLYRDPATAKRLPLKELCVFKEEAGESMKNILKAVRLAPSAMNTQPWRFIVYHDKIYVFSCREFLPSSSLVSMREISTGIMLSHLTIAAEEMWINVKLEAEEAMEKKSYKSGAYVTTAFLKEYKC; this is encoded by the coding sequence ATGAATCTGTATCAGATGATATTTAAAAGAAGATCGATCAGGAAGTTTAAGAAGGAACAAGTCCCGGAGCAGCTGCTCAAGGACATCCTTTATTTTGGGGATAATATACCAAGGCTGCACGGGGATATTCAGATTAAGCTGGAAATAAGTGAAAATATGGAAGAGCATCTGCCTGTTAAGGGATTGTGGAAGGTAGAGGCACCTTATTATCTGGTATTATACTCTGAGGAGAAGGAAGGGTACCTGGCAAATGCAGGATATGTGCTGGAGCATATTCTGTTATATATGACCGGAAAAGGATTAGGCACCTGTTATCTTGGGAGTACCAAGATTCCGGAGCCAGGGCCGGCAGGAAAGAAGCAGGTGATCGTAGTTGCATTTGGCTATCCGAAAACCCTGCTTTACCGGGACCCTGCAACGGCAAAACGGCTACCTTTAAAGGAGTTATGCGTGTTTAAGGAAGAAGCCGGAGAATCCATGAAAAATATTTTAAAGGCTGTCCGCCTCGCTCCGTCGGCCATGAATACCCAGCCCTGGCGCTTTATCGTTTATCATGACAAAATCTATGTATTTTCCTGCAGGGAATTCCTGCCTTCATCTTCTCTTGTATCCATGCGGGAGATCAGCACCGGGATTATGCTTTCTCATTTAACCATTGCTGCGGAAGAGATGTGGATAAATGTGAAACTGGAAGCAGAGGAAGCCATGGAGAAAAAGTCTTATAAAAGCGGGGCATATGTAACTACGGCATTTTTGAAAGAGTATAAATGCTGA
- the pepF gene encoding oligoendopeptidase F has translation MKKREEIPVCDTWNLADILPSESAWEDLFRETERSLSGYKRYEGHLADSGEMLFSCLKFDEEISLKIETLFVYGKQKSDEDTGNARYQEFSSKARSLSYEAAGLSSFLIPEILEMTEETLDHYRKNTTELSRYDRTLEIILKKKAHTLSAPMEALLAKSMEATSAPSEIFNMFNNADVKFPEIMDEKNQPVRITHGNYVALMEKQDRRVRKSAFEALYSVYGQFGNTLAATFSSNVKQAAFYAKARNYPSARAHSLGENEIPEEVYDNLLNAVHEGLSCLHGYVSVRKKALGVDELHMYDLYVPMVSREERKYTFEEAKAMVLEGLKPLGEEYLSLLKEGFNNRWIDVYENEGKRSGAYSWGVYGIHPYVLLNFNGTLDSVFTLAHEMGHALHSWFSDKNQSYIDAGYKIFVAEVASTCNEALLIRHLLETTSDKKERAYLVNHFMDSFRGTLYRQAMFAEFEAETHRRAGEGEVLTAEVLCRIYHRLNEEYFGPDMVVDQEIDYEWSRIPHFYTPFYVYQYATGFSAAIAISSRILKGDEKTVKGYYEFLSGGNSMTPIDLLKLCGVDMGTAEPVKDALQVFAGLLEEMSRLI, from the coding sequence TTGAAAAAGAGAGAAGAAATACCGGTTTGCGATACCTGGAACCTGGCGGATATTCTGCCTTCTGAGAGTGCATGGGAGGATCTGTTCCGTGAAACAGAACGCTCGCTTTCGGGTTATAAAAGATATGAAGGACATCTGGCAGATTCAGGCGAGATGCTTTTTTCCTGTCTGAAGTTTGATGAGGAGATATCCCTAAAGATTGAAACATTATTTGTATACGGAAAGCAGAAATCAGATGAGGATACAGGCAATGCCAGATATCAGGAATTTTCCTCAAAGGCCAGGTCTCTTTCTTATGAGGCAGCAGGACTGTCATCATTTTTGATACCGGAAATCCTGGAAATGACGGAGGAAACCCTAGATCATTACCGGAAGAATACGACCGAGCTTTCTCGCTATGACAGAACTCTGGAAATTATTTTAAAGAAGAAAGCCCATACGTTGTCAGCTCCTATGGAAGCCTTACTGGCAAAGTCCATGGAAGCCACCTCCGCCCCTTCGGAAATCTTTAATATGTTTAATAATGCGGACGTGAAGTTTCCTGAAATTATGGATGAAAAGAATCAGCCAGTCAGAATCACCCATGGAAATTATGTTGCCCTTATGGAAAAGCAGGACAGAAGGGTAAGAAAATCTGCGTTTGAGGCCCTGTATAGCGTCTATGGACAGTTTGGTAACACTCTGGCTGCTACTTTTTCTTCCAATGTGAAGCAGGCCGCTTTTTACGCTAAGGCAAGAAATTATCCATCTGCCAGAGCACATTCCCTTGGGGAGAATGAAATTCCGGAGGAAGTGTATGACAATCTCTTAAATGCGGTTCATGAGGGCCTGTCCTGTCTCCATGGATATGTATCCGTAAGAAAGAAGGCCCTTGGAGTGGATGAGCTGCATATGTATGATCTATATGTGCCCATGGTATCAAGGGAAGAACGTAAATATACTTTTGAGGAAGCCAAGGCTATGGTGTTAGAAGGCCTTAAGCCACTGGGGGAAGAGTATTTGTCTCTTTTAAAAGAAGGCTTTAATAACCGGTGGATCGATGTATATGAGAATGAAGGAAAGCGGAGCGGCGCTTATTCCTGGGGGGTTTACGGGATTCATCCCTATGTATTGTTAAACTTTAACGGAACGCTTGACAGTGTCTTTACTCTGGCTCATGAGATGGGGCATGCCCTCCACAGCTGGTTTTCCGATAAGAACCAGTCTTATATAGATGCGGGATACAAGATCTTTGTCGCGGAGGTGGCATCTACCTGTAACGAAGCGTTGCTCATCCGGCATTTATTGGAAACCACGTCAGATAAAAAGGAACGGGCTTACCTTGTGAACCATTTTATGGACAGTTTCCGGGGGACTCTTTACCGGCAGGCCATGTTTGCAGAGTTTGAAGCAGAGACCCATCGCCGTGCAGGGGAAGGAGAGGTGCTTACTGCTGAGGTTCTTTGCAGAATATACCATCGGCTTAATGAGGAGTATTTTGGCCCGGACATGGTGGTTGACCAGGAAATCGATTATGAATGGTCCAGGATTCCGCATTTTTACACACCATTTTACGTATACCAGTATGCCACAGGGTTTTCGGCTGCCATTGCCATCAGCAGCAGGATTCTTAAGGGAGATGAGAAGACGGTCAAGGGATATTATGAATTTCTAAGCGGCGGAAATTCTATGACTCCTATAGACTTGTTGAAGCTCTGCGGCGTTGACATGGGGACAGCAGAACCGGTAAAGGATGCACTACAGGTGTTTGCCGGGCTTTTGGAGGAAATGAGCCGGCTTATTTAA